The proteins below are encoded in one region of Periplaneta americana isolate PAMFEO1 chromosome 11, P.americana_PAMFEO1_priV1, whole genome shotgun sequence:
- the LOC138709453 gene encoding glutamate receptor ionotropic, delta-2-like has product MVIMESIQPEDPISQYITVTLHDIHKQEIIPVTSLLIIKDKCIQRLSIAKSKLILFLGVSKEILLHLLQRTENFFSDWDSNTQLIIVIPQNFTYRDQMKENALVQSIFEEFWTRKRVLNVLIVTRQLNCNCDNNNMGNIDKVWIYNPFEFNANNKTRGNIYKFENGHSLLNEYIKKRTTNVYGYPLHVSMFEQYPTSIPVYNSETNSTMYKGMDGYVLSTVVQHFNFKPIIHKPSSENYYGTVLMNGTIEGSLGDVVYRRTEVSFNSRFVMSYGTNDIDFSIPIATDKMCIIAPKAKRIPKWKNMLVCYTTEVWLSVLLVYIACAICFYFFRKCHNWSKSPGCLPALEIFQIFVLSSVHHPPTVMFQRLLFASCLLFSLVLMNTFQGLLVTNITSPSYDPDINTLDQLEQSNLPIFTGSAFTVDLLKNGGYSISKNFKMYKGQKQEMLQHVVRAEAAITERESSIKFLVTKYVSPDGTKLMHMVAECPAYYYLAYILPKGDPYLPEFNLFFRKLMESGLIMKWYWDAIDIKIRLQNRSDLKRKTLKLFSLSDLQFAFYVLSVGLLLSTLLFVVEFAKAQKFVKLNNMRGKHGKIRDVCDHYEN; this is encoded by the coding sequence ATGGTCATTATGGAGTCAATTCAACCTGAAGATCCCATATCTCAATACATAACAGTGACATTACACGATATTCATAAGCAAGAGATTATACCTGTAACAAGCCTTCTAATCATCAAAGATAAATGTATCCAAAGACTTTCTATTGCCAAAAGCAAACTAATACTTTTTCTGGGTGTAAGTAAAGAAATACTCTTACATCTGCTTCAGAGGACTGAAAACTTTTTCTCTGACTGGGATTCAAACacacaattaattattgtaataccaCAGAATTTTACATACAGAGACCAAATGAAAGAAAACGCTCTTGTTCAGtcaatttttgaagaattttggACAAGGAAAAGAGTGCTGAATGTTCTGATTGTGACAAGACAATTGAACTGTAACTGTGACAACAATAATATGGGCAATATTGATAAAGTTTGGATATATAATCCttttgagtttaatgcaaacaaCAAAACAAGaggaaatatttataaattcgaAAATGGCCATTCTCTCCTTAATGAATATATTAAGAAACGGACAACAAATGTTTATGGATATCCTCTGCATGTTTCCATGTTTGAACAATACCCTACTTCAATCCCTGTGTATAATTCAGAAACAAATTCGACAATGTACAAAGGAATGGATGGATACGTTCTTTCTACAGTAGTTCAACATTTCAATTTCAAGCCTATAATTCATAAACCTTCAAGTGAAAATTATTATGGGACTGTCTTAATGAATGGTACAATTGAGGGTTCTCTTGGTGATGTAGTGTATAGAAGAACTGAAGTTTCATTTAATTCTCGCTTCGTCATGTCATATGGCACAAACGATATAGATTTTTCTATTCCTATTGCCACTGATAAAATGTGTATTATTGCACCAAAAGCCAAGCGAATTCCTAAATGGAAAAATATGCTCGTATGTTACACAACAGAAGTATGGTTATCAGTGTTACTAGTTTACATTGCATGTgcaatttgtttctatttttttcgtaagtGTCACAATTGGAGTAAGTCTCCTGGTTGTTTGCCAGCtctagaaatatttcaaatttttgtgcTGTCATCAGTGCATCACCCTCCCACAGTGATGTTTCAAAGGTTACTTTTCGCGTCATGCTTACTTTTCAGTCTGGTACTGATGAATACATTTCAAGGACTTCTGGTTACGAACATAACATCCCCAAGCTACGATCCTGATATCAACACATTAGACCAACTTGAACAGTCAAATCTTCCTATCTTTACAGGATCTGCTTTTACAGTGGACTTGCTCAAGAATGGAGGCTACAGTatcagtaaaaattttaaaatgtataaaggaCAAAAACAAGAAATGCTGCAACACGTAGTAAGGGCTGAAGCAGCTATCACTGAGCGAGAGAGCAGCATAAAGTTTCTGGTCACAAAATACGTATCACCAGATGGAACAAAACTAATGCACATGGTTGCAGAATGTCCTGCCTACTATTATTTGGCTTATATATTACCGAAAGGTGATCCATACCTaccagaatttaatttatttttccgcAAACTAATGGAATCGGGTCTTATTATGAAGTGGTACTGGGATGCAATTGACATCAAGATCAGATTACAAAACAGATCAGATTTAAAACGTAAAACTCTAAAACTGTTCTCACTTTCTGATTTGCAGTTCGCATTCTATGTTCTGTCCGTAGGATTACTGCTAAGTACTCTTCTGTTTGTAGTTGAATTCGCAAAAGcacaaaaatttgtaaaattaaataatatgagaGGTAAGCATGGAAAAATCAGAGATGTTTGTGAccattatgaaaattaa